Proteins co-encoded in one Salvia splendens isolate huo1 chromosome 4, SspV2, whole genome shotgun sequence genomic window:
- the LOC121799257 gene encoding probable indole-3-pyruvate monooxygenase YUCCA9, which translates to MFNFSDSSNTLSRRCVWVNGPVIVGAGPSGLAVAAGLKRQGVPFVIVERSDCIASLWQKHTYDRLKLHLPKQFCQLPDFPFPDHYPRYPNKRQFVEYMESYATHFDINPHFNESVETAKYDEACRLWRVRTAGTGGEVEYICQWLVVATGENAESVIPDIPGLDEFGGEVIHACDYKSGDKFKGQRVLVVGCGNSGMEVSLDLCDHHAKPAMVVRAAVHVLPREIMGKSTFELAMLLMRWLPLWIVDKLVLFLAWMVLGNMEKYGLKRPSTGPLELKNKYGKTPVLDVGALEKIRSREIEVVPGITSFSKAGVELVTGEKKMIDSVILATGYRSNVPYWLQESEMFGKNGFPKNPFPNGWKGEGGIYAVGFTRRGLAGASADAVRVSQDIAKIWKDDLKQKRQKVPTHRRCISTF; encoded by the exons ATGTTTAACTTCTCAGATAGTAGCAACACACTCTCCCGGCGGTGCGTGTGGGTGAATGGCCCCGTGATAGTAGGGGCCGGCCCTTCAGGCCTGGCCGTGGCGGCCGGCCTCAAAAGGCAAGGCGTACCGTTTGTGATCGTGGAACGGTCCGACTGCATTGCCTCCCTATGGCAAAAGCACACCTACGACCGCCTGAAGCTCCACCTCCCGAAGCAGTTCTGCCAGCTCCCGGACTTCCCCTTCCCCGACCACTACCCACGCTACCCGAACAAGCGGCAATTCGTCGAATACATGGAGTCCTACGCCACCCACTTCGACATCAACCCGCACTTCAACGAGTCAGTCGAGACCGCCAAGTACGACGAAGCCTGCCGCCTCTGGCGCGTCAggaccgccggaaccggcggcgAGGTCGAGTACATCTGCCAGTGGCTCGTCGTGGCCACCGGCGAGAACGCCGAGAGCGTCATCCCCGACATCCCGGGGCTTGACGAGTTCGGCGGCGAGGTCATCCACGCCTGCGATTACAAATCCGGCGACAAATTCAAGGGACAGAGAGTCCTCGTCGTCGGCTGCGGAAACTCCGGCATGGAAGTCTCCCTCGATCTCTGCGATCACCACGCCAAGCCAGCCATGGTCGTTCGTGCCGCG GTTCATGTTCTTCCGAGAGAAATAATGGGGAAATCGACGTTCGAGCTAGCGATGCTGCTAATGAGATGGCTGCCGTTGTGGATTGTGGATAAGCTAGTGCTATTTTTGGCGTGGATGGTGCTCGGAAACATGGAGAAATACGGGCTGAAACGGCCCTCGACAGGGCCGTTGGAGCTGAAAAACAAGTACGGAAAAACTCCGGTCCTCGACGTGGGGGCGTTAGAGAAGATCAGATCCCGGGAAATTGAAGTGGTCCCCGGGATCACGAGCTTCTCTAAGGCCGGAGTCGAGCTGGTTACCGGAGAGAAAAAGATGATCGACTCTGTAATCCTAGCCACTGGCTACCGTAGCAATGTCCCTTATTGGCTACAG GAGAGTGAGATGTTTGGGAAAAATGGATTTCCTAAGAATCCATTTCCAAATGGCTGGAAGGGTGAAGGTGGGATTTATGCAGTTGGATTCACAAGGAGAGGGCTGGCTGGGGCATCTGCTGATGCAGTCAGAGT